The following proteins are co-located in the Phytoactinopolyspora mesophila genome:
- a CDS encoding M20 family metallopeptidase, whose translation MTTVGAMAEDLRRLVTCESPSADLAAIARSADVVAELGSRLTGAEPERIELGGCTHLRWRFGAGDQVLLLGHHDTVWPLGSLDKHPWRVAGGLAYGPGCFDMKAGLVQMFHALASLPSPRGVTVLVSGDEELGAPTSRELIQDEARRCASALVLEGSADGGRLKTARKGIALYELRVRGRAAHAGLEPWQGVNASVELAHQILALAELGTGPDGTTVTPTLMTGGTASNTVPAEASVKVDVRVPSVAEHRRVDAAIRGLTPRLAGAGLDVVAGPAHPPLEPDSSADLYALAEEVAAELRIDPLGWAHVGGGSDGNLTAGAGTPTLDGLGAVGGNAHAPGEHVVLEHMPVRTSVVVGLLHRLLGA comes from the coding sequence ATGACCACCGTGGGAGCGATGGCCGAGGATCTTCGTCGGCTGGTCACCTGTGAATCGCCCTCCGCGGACCTGGCGGCGATCGCCCGCAGCGCGGACGTCGTGGCGGAGCTGGGTTCGCGGCTGACCGGTGCCGAACCGGAACGGATCGAGCTGGGCGGCTGTACACACCTCCGGTGGCGCTTCGGCGCCGGGGACCAGGTGCTGCTGCTCGGTCATCACGACACGGTCTGGCCGCTGGGATCGCTGGACAAGCATCCGTGGCGCGTCGCCGGCGGCCTCGCCTACGGTCCGGGATGCTTCGACATGAAAGCGGGCCTGGTGCAGATGTTCCATGCGCTCGCGTCGCTGCCGTCGCCTCGAGGTGTGACTGTTCTGGTCAGTGGTGACGAGGAACTGGGGGCGCCTACGTCACGCGAGCTGATCCAGGACGAGGCACGTCGATGTGCCTCGGCACTCGTACTGGAGGGAAGCGCGGACGGCGGCCGGCTGAAGACCGCACGCAAAGGCATAGCCCTCTACGAGCTGCGAGTTCGCGGCCGAGCCGCGCATGCCGGTCTCGAGCCCTGGCAGGGCGTGAACGCTTCGGTGGAGCTGGCTCACCAGATTCTCGCACTGGCCGAGCTGGGCACCGGTCCGGACGGCACCACGGTGACACCCACGCTGATGACCGGCGGCACAGCGTCGAACACGGTGCCGGCGGAGGCATCGGTGAAGGTGGATGTCCGGGTCCCCAGCGTCGCCGAGCACCGCCGCGTCGACGCGGCCATTCGTGGCCTGACGCCGCGGCTGGCCGGAGCGGGACTGGACGTCGTCGCTGGTCCGGCACATCCTCCGCTGGAGCCGGACTCCTCGGCAGACCTGTACGCCCTCGCCGAGGAGGTGGCTGCCGAACTGCGTATTGACCCGCTGGGCTGGGCACATGTCGGCGGCGGCTCGGACGGCAACCTCACCGCCGGCGCTGGAACGCCCACGCTGGACGGCTTGGGCGCGGTAGGCGGAAACGCCCACGCGCCGGGTGAACACGTGGTGCTCGAACACATGCCGGTCCGCACCAGCGTCGTCGTCGGCTTGCTTCATCGCCTTCTCGGCGCCTGA
- a CDS encoding serine hydrolase domain-containing protein: MGQLHEIRDWLPGRLAELIAENQVPGAAVAVLSGGNIAEAAAGVVNRRTGVETTTDAVFQIGSITKVWTTSLIMQLVDEGAIDLDAPVRAYVPQFRVADEEASARITVRQLTCHVSGFEGDIFTETGRGDDAVEKYLDVITGVQQLFPPGQRFSYNNAGYVVLGRVVEVLRGKPYGQALRDHLIGPLGLEHCAADAYEAIMHRAALGHIEPEPGAEPVPAPVWSLAASNAPAGSLLSMSAADLVRFAQMHLSGGVSPDGNQIISGASVAAMRERQVDLPYLGILGDAWGLGWEIFDWPGGTVIGHDGGTIGQSAFLRIVPEAGVAVALLTNGGNPMPVFFEVAGRVLSDLAGVSVPTPLAPPAEPEPVTEPERYVGRYASDVAVYEVDADGDGRLWQTMTPKGVLADAGQQEQRVEIVRLRSDTFVARERVYGMFLPTAFVDFDDDGRAQFLHQGRAVPRVRA; encoded by the coding sequence ATGGGGCAGCTCCATGAGATCCGCGACTGGCTTCCGGGCCGGCTGGCCGAGCTGATCGCCGAAAACCAGGTACCGGGGGCGGCAGTGGCGGTGCTGTCCGGCGGGAACATCGCTGAAGCGGCCGCCGGGGTGGTGAACCGACGCACGGGCGTCGAGACCACAACCGATGCCGTGTTCCAGATCGGTTCCATCACCAAGGTGTGGACCACCAGCTTGATCATGCAGCTGGTCGACGAAGGAGCTATCGACCTCGACGCGCCGGTCCGGGCATACGTACCCCAGTTCCGCGTGGCGGACGAGGAAGCGAGCGCCCGTATCACCGTCCGGCAGCTCACCTGCCATGTGAGCGGCTTCGAGGGTGACATCTTCACCGAGACCGGGCGTGGCGACGACGCCGTGGAGAAGTACCTCGACGTGATCACCGGTGTGCAGCAGTTGTTCCCGCCTGGCCAGCGCTTCTCGTACAACAACGCCGGCTACGTCGTACTGGGCAGAGTCGTCGAGGTCCTGCGAGGTAAGCCGTATGGCCAGGCGCTGCGTGATCACTTAATCGGTCCCCTGGGCCTGGAGCACTGTGCCGCCGACGCCTACGAGGCCATCATGCACCGAGCCGCCCTCGGCCACATCGAACCCGAGCCGGGGGCCGAGCCCGTACCCGCTCCGGTGTGGTCATTGGCCGCGTCGAACGCTCCGGCCGGCTCGTTGCTGAGTATGAGCGCTGCCGACTTGGTCCGTTTCGCACAGATGCATCTGTCCGGCGGCGTATCGCCAGACGGGAACCAGATCATCTCCGGAGCCTCCGTGGCTGCGATGCGCGAGCGACAGGTGGACCTTCCGTACCTGGGAATCCTGGGGGACGCGTGGGGGCTTGGCTGGGAGATCTTCGACTGGCCAGGCGGGACCGTGATCGGTCACGACGGTGGCACAATCGGGCAGTCGGCGTTCTTGCGGATCGTTCCCGAAGCCGGCGTGGCGGTCGCGTTGCTGACCAACGGTGGTAATCCGATGCCGGTGTTCTTCGAGGTTGCCGGCCGCGTGCTGAGTGATCTGGCGGGCGTGAGCGTCCCAACGCCGTTGGCCCCGCCGGCCGAACCTGAGCCGGTAACTGAGCCCGAGCGGTACGTGGGCCGTTATGCCTCCGACGTCGCCGTGTACGAGGTCGACGCCGACGGCGACGGCCGGCTGTGGCAGACCATGACCCCGAAGGGTGTCCTCGCGGACGCCGGGCAACAGGAACAACGAGTCGAGATCGTCAGGTTGCGTTCGGACACGTTCGTTGCCCGGGAACGTGTGTACGGCATGTTCTTGCCGACCGCGTTCGTGGATTTCGACGACGATGGCCGGGCACAGTTCCTGCATCAGGGGCGTGCCGTACCTCGAGTGCGGGCCTGA
- a CDS encoding serine hydrolase, which yields MPTIVDEIRAVFRSAGVEGFLHARPVVASSPEVAEAKHGEVDINAGNPVILASVFKIPFVVAYAREVAAGRLDPEERTTVTARDRIGGVGTAGCADDVEMSWRDLATFMMTMSDNAATDIIYRRVGQERIQAVLDDLGLTGTRIVGCCADLFASMADDLGVGLDGLGGALADATPERIRKLAILDPSRTSATTPRDTTTLLAAIWTGAAAPEAACADVRSIMAQQIWPHRLSSGFPDEVDVAGKTGTLPGVRNEAGVVSYPDGQKYAVAVFTRTDVLDYRLPQVDAAIGTAARLAVEHLRR from the coding sequence GTGCCGACCATCGTAGACGAGATCCGCGCGGTCTTCCGCTCCGCCGGGGTCGAAGGGTTCCTGCACGCCCGGCCGGTCGTGGCGTCATCACCCGAGGTGGCCGAGGCGAAACACGGCGAGGTCGACATCAACGCCGGCAACCCGGTCATCCTCGCGTCGGTCTTCAAGATCCCGTTCGTCGTCGCCTACGCCCGCGAGGTCGCGGCCGGTCGGCTGGACCCGGAGGAGCGCACCACCGTCACCGCACGCGACCGTATTGGCGGCGTCGGCACCGCCGGCTGCGCCGACGACGTCGAGATGAGCTGGCGTGACCTGGCGACGTTCATGATGACGATGAGCGACAATGCCGCCACGGACATCATCTACCGCCGGGTGGGACAGGAACGGATCCAAGCGGTTCTTGACGATCTCGGCCTGACCGGTACACGCATCGTCGGTTGTTGTGCGGACTTGTTCGCGTCGATGGCAGATGATCTCGGTGTCGGACTCGACGGTCTAGGCGGTGCCCTCGCCGACGCGACTCCGGAGCGAATCCGGAAACTGGCCATCCTGGACCCGTCGCGCACCAGCGCCACGACACCTCGCGACACCACCACGCTCCTGGCCGCCATCTGGACCGGCGCGGCGGCTCCGGAGGCGGCCTGTGCCGACGTGCGTTCGATCATGGCACAGCAGATCTGGCCGCATCGGCTGTCGTCGGGCTTCCCGGACGAGGTGGACGTAGCCGGCAAGACCGGTACGTTGCCCGGCGTCCGCAACGAAGCCGGAGTTGTCAGCTACCCCGATGGCCAGAAATACGCGGTCGCGGTCTTCACCCGGACCGACGTCCTTGATTACCGGCTGCCACAGGTCGATGCGGCGATCGGAACCGCCGCCCGGCTTGCCGTCGAACATTTGCGCAGGTGA